From Montipora foliosa isolate CH-2021 chromosome 6, ASM3666993v2, whole genome shotgun sequence, a single genomic window includes:
- the LOC138005071 gene encoding uncharacterized protein — protein MGKVTYIALASLLAISLVAASDPVFQCLSDTTFDTFQCYKEAYSFSNSHRGGVLGRALRKLVINDLKSWNKNMPNTVRGKDCVVALRNFLKPLKAVIESEKTQGHVCPGSGKKLNETLTDLQTLLKSSFQSIRLYAHRQHIPLTGLNVSVHQLNMTSMTDLAAQQLHSQSKHSAVTLRNFVVLDFLKKAVRDIRLSRTGCFNDKLKLLTACPARDD, from the exons ATGG GAAAAGTAACATACATAGCACTGGCAAGTTTGCTTGCGATATCCTTGGTTGCAGCTAGCGATCCTGTGTTCCAGTGCCTTAGTGACACTACCTTTGATACATTTCAATGTTAC AAAGAGGCTTATAGCTTCAGCAATTCTCACCGTGGAGGAGTCTTGGGGAGAGCTTTGAGGAAACTTGTTATAAATGACTTAAAAAGCTGGAACAAAAACATG CCAAACACCGTGCGTGGTAAAGATTGTGTTGTTGCCTTGAGGAACTTTCTGAAACCACTCAAGGCAGTTATAGAGAGCGAAAAGACGCAAGGTCATGTTTGTCCTGGTTCTGGGAAAAAACTGAACGAAACACTGACTGATTTGCAAACATTGCTAAAATCCAGCTTCCAGAGTATCCGACTTTAT GCTCATCGCCAGCACATTCCCCTGACGGGTTTGAACGTTTCAGTGCATCAACTTAATATGACCAGCATGACTGATTTGGCCGCTCAACAATTGCACAGCCAG AGTAAACACAGTGCAGTCACCCTTCGTAACTTCGTTGTTTTAGACTTCTTGAAAAAAGCTGTGAGAGATATTCGTTTGAGCCGCACTGGTTGCTTCAACGATAAACTCAAACTATTGACAGCATGCCCAGCTCGAGACGATTGA